The DNA window CAGGCCCGTTGCCAGGTGATGGATGTGAAAAGGTTATACGACCAGGTGGCCAGGCAAGGAACATTGCTGAGCCACTCTGATTAGGTGGTCAGCTAGTGCTCCGTAGGAATCCCTTCACTGGCCGTGTGTATAGGCCAATGTGGATGCCACAGAATCCTCCTCCGTACGGGataaaaattgtgttttcTTATACGCTACGCAGTGATTGAAAACAGGAGGCGCAGGCGCCATCCCACAGGACTACTCTTATATCTCTAAATATTGGGCAGCCGGCACGCCCACTTGTGGCTGATTATCCCTGCTGAGGCTGTGACCAGTGACCAAGTGCCCTGCATCCTGGGGTTTCCCAAGCGCAATCAGGAGGAGACCGCCGGCGAGAGCATTGCCTTCGTGCCCGTGGGCGATTGCGACTCTGGATCCGACGAGCTACCCGGGCCCGAGGAAGAGGaagcggaggaggaggcggtggagtCGGTGGTAACGACGCCATCTGGGGATCGGGCAGGACGCTTCCGTTGTCCCGCGCTTTTTCGCCGGGCCAAAATGGACTTTCGTAATGTCTACAAAGCGATGCGCATTCGTTGGAGTCGTAAGTGTGCCGAGATATTGGATTTTTTAGATTGCAATAATCTATAGTACCAAACTTGAGAAAGTAAACAGTGGATAGTTACTCTCGCTTTTGTCTATTCAATTGTCAGTTTCAATTGATCTAGTGCAACAGACATCTAAGGTTTTCTTTGTTTAACTAAAGGGCTTTTAGTGAGTTGAAAAGAACGAGATCCATCTAGAATATATGATGTAGTAAAGCAAGCCTAGCTTCGAACTCCTTTTTTCCCGTTTGTGTCAAccaaattttgaaattacatCACCATGCTGGTGAGCTGCCCGGTGGTTTGTCCAGTTGAGAAACTGGTCAAGGAACTCAAAAAGCACCACGTGATTCCCCGTCTGCTGGCCTGCAAGCCCACGAAGGTGATCAGTGTGCTATATCCCTGCGATATCGACATCAAGCCGGGCATTATGATAGTGATCAACGAAGTGCTGAAGCAACCGATCATTCGGTTTAAGGCCAATCCGGAGCAGTTTCACACGCTGATGATGGTCGACTTGGACGTGCCGCCGGACAATCACACGGAGTGGCTCATTTGGATGGTGGGCAATATTCCGGGCTGCGATGTCGCCATGGGTCAGA is part of the Drosophila yakuba strain Tai18E2 chromosome 2R, Prin_Dyak_Tai18E2_2.1, whole genome shotgun sequence genome and encodes:
- the LOC26535261 gene encoding putative odorant-binding protein A5: MLVSCPVVCPVEKLVKELKKHHVIPRLLACKPTKVISVLYPCDIDIKPGIMIVINEVLKQPIIRFKANPEQFHTLMMVDLDVPPDNHTEWLIWMVGNIPGCDVAMGQTLVAYDNRRSIHGQNIHRIVLLAFKQYLELDFDETFIPEGEEKGRGTFNCHKFARKYALGNPMAANFYLVEWMWRWTPTFLSSEHEMEH